The following is a genomic window from Helicobacter sp. NHP19-003.
AAAGATCGCATCGTGCTTCTTAGTGGCGAAATCAATGACGCGGTGGCGGCAGCCATCGTGGCGCAACTCTTGTTTTTAGAGGCCGAAGACCCCGAAAAAGACATCAATTTATACATCAACTCCCCCGGGGGCTCTGTTACCAGCGGCCTTAGCATTTACGACACCATGAACTACATCCACCCCGACATTTGCACCATCTGCGTGGGGCAAGCCGCTTCTATGGGGGCGTTTTTACTCAGTTGTGGCACGAAGGGCAAACGCTTTTCTCTGCCCCACTCAAGGATCATGATCCACCAGCCCATCGGCGGCACCCAGGGGCAAGCCACCAACATCGCCATTTACACCAAAGAGATTTTGCGCCTCAAAAGCGAACTCAACCAAATCATGGCAGACAACACCGGCCAACCCCTAGAAAAAATCGAGCAAGACAGCGACCGCGACTTTTTCATGAGCGCAGAGGACGCAAAGGATTACGGCTTGATCGATGCGGTGCTCACTAAAAGCCAAAAGCAAGGCTAATGGCTCTTTTGGAGTTGGTGCGCTACCCGGACAAACGCTTAAGAAAACACTCTCAAGAGGTCGTGGTTTTTGATGAGGCTCTGCACCAACTCTTAGACGACATGCACGAAACCATGCTTGCCAACAAGGGCATCGGGCTGGCGGCGATCCAAGTGGGCGTGCCTCAAAGAGTCTTGCTCGTGCATTTGCCACGAGAGGACGACACCCAGCCCCCCGAGGACTGCCTAGAGATCATCAACCCCATTTTAATGCAGACAGAGGGGGAGGTGTTGTGGCGGGAGGGGTGCTTGAGCGTGCCGGAGTTTTACGAGGAGGTCGTGCGCCACGCCAACGTCACGCTCGGCTATCAAGACCGCTTTGGCCATGCCAAGGTGTTGCAAGCTGGCGATCTTTTAAGCGTGGCGATCCAACACGAAATAGACCATTTAAACGGGGTGTTGTTCGTGGATAAATTGTCCATGTTGAAGCGCAAAAAATTTGAAAAGGAATTTAAGAGAAACCTAAAGAGCCCGTAATGGAAACGCAAGTCGTCAATGCGCTTTATTGCGCCACAATGGCGGGAGCAAATGCCCAAATCGTAGAAGTGGAAGCCACTTTCACCCGTGCCCTGCCCGCCTTTGTCATCTCAGGGCTTGCCAACAACGCCATCCAAGAGTCCAAACAGCGGGTACAATCCGCCTTGCAAAACAACCATTTTACCTTCCCCCCTCTAAAGATCACCATCAATTTATCCCCCGCCGACTTGCCCAAGAGTGGGAGTCATTTTGACTTGCCCATGGCACTGCTTGTCGCCTTGCAAAAGCAGCCTTTGGAGGGCAAGTGGTTTGCCTTTGGCGAGCTGGGGCTAGATGGGCGCATCAAACACAACGAGGCGATCTTTCCCATGCTTTTGGACATCGCTTTGCAAGAGCCCGGTGCGCATGTGCTCGTGCCAAGTTTAGGCAAAGAGCTTTTTAGCCTGATTCCTAATTTGCATTTGCACTTTGTGGCAAATTTACAAGAAGCCCTGCAGGTGCTAAGAAACCCCGCCACCATCCCCACAAGACCCCCTTTAAACCTACCATTTGCCAGCCTAGAGTTAGGCAAAGAGCGTTACTATTACAGTACCGATTTTGCCCTAGATTTTAAAGAAGTGCGGGGGCAACAGGTCGCTAAGGAGGCGGCTTTGATCGCCGCAGCAGGGATGCACAATGTACTTTTTGAGGGCTCTCCTGGCTGTGGCAAGAGCATGATCGCCAAACGCTTGCGCTACATTTTGCCCCCAAGCACGCTGGCTGAAATGATCGAGGCGGTGAAGCTCAACATCTTAAGCCACCAAGAGGGCAATTACAGCCCCCTAAGGAGTTTTAGAAACCCGCATCAAAGCGCATCTAAGTCCAGCATTTTAGGCTCTACACATGGCAGTGTGCCTAGTCCGGGTGAGATCGCGCTTGCGCATAATGGGGTGTTGTTCTTTGACGAGTTGCCCCACTTCAAAAAAGAAGTTTTAGAGGGTTTAAGAGAGCCTATGGAGAACAATAAATTAGTGATCTCAAGAGTGCATAGCAAGATCGAGTACAACACTTCGTTTTTATTCGTGGGGGCGATGAACCCCTGCCCTTGTGGGAATTTAATGGATTCTTCTAAGGTGTGCCGTTGCCAAGAAAGGGAAATTTTGGCCTATAAAAGCCGCTTGAGCGCGCCCTTTTTAGACCGTATAGACTTATTCGTGCAAATGGCACTCATTGACGAAGATGCCAAAAGCACACGCACCTCAGCCGACATGCACGCGCAGGTGCTCGAGGCCTTTAAAATGCAAAAAATGCGCGGGCAGGGGGTTTTAAATGGCAAATTGCAAGAGGGCGACATCGACACCTTTTGCCCCCTAGAGCCCGAGGCGGCGCATTTACTAGAGCAAGCCTCGTTGCGCTTTGGCTTGTCCGAACGGGCGGTGAGCAAGAGTAAAAAAGTCGCGCGCAGCATTGCGGATTTACAAAGGTGTAACACCATCAACAAAGCACACATGCTCAAAGCATTGCAATTTAGAAAAGTGGGGTGAACATGCAGAAATATTATTTTAAGGGGCTGGATTGCCCCGATTGCGCCAATAAATTAGAGGCGGAACTCAATAAACAAAGCTATGTCAAGGCGGCACAGGTGTCCTTCAACACGAACACCTTGTATTTGGATTGCCAAGACTTTTCTAAGGTCTTAGCACTCATCCAACGGCTAGAGCCGGAAATGGAGCTTTTGGCCGAGCAGACAGAGGAGCAGGAGGTGTTAAGCCCCCTGCCCCTTGTGGCGTGCATTGTTTTGTTTTTGGTGTCTGTGGGGGTGTTGCACTTCACCCAAACACCCCTTTTAAGGGGGCTTTGTTACGCCCTTTTAGCGGGGGTGTATTTGTTTTCGGGTAAAGAGGTGTTTATCGGGGCATTTAACAGCCTAAAAAATAGACGCTTTTTTGATGAGAACACTTTAATGCTGAGTGCGACCATTGCCGCCTTTTGTGTGGGGGCTTATGAAGAGTCGGTGTCGGTGATGGTCTTTTACTCTACGGGCGAGTTTTTGCAAAAATTAGCCATCAAGCGGTCTAAAAAGTCTTTGCAGGCCCTGCTAGATGTCGCTCCCAATTTTGCCTTTGTCAAGACTCCAGAGGGCTTAAAGCAGGTGCACCCTGAAGAGCTGCAAGTCGGGGACATTGTGGTCGTTAAAGTGGGGGAGAAAGTCCCCACAGACGGGGTGGTGCTAAATGGCGAGAGCTTGTTAGATCAAAAACCACTAACCGGCGAACCCATGCCCGTGAATGTGCGTGAGAACAGCGGCGTTTTAGGGGGGAGCATTAATTTAAAAGCCGTGCTAGAGGTGCAGGTGAGCAAGGTCTATGGCGACTCTTCTGTGGCTAAAATCGTGGATTTGGTGAGCAATGCCGTGAGCCAAAAATCCCAAACAGAAAAATTCATCACCACCTTTGCCAAATACTACACCCCCGCTGTGTTTGCCATCGCCATCGCCATCGCCACACTCCCCCCGCTCTTAGGGCATGGGAGCTTCAGCGAATGGGTGTATCGCGGACTCATCGCCTTGATGGTGTCTTGCCCTTGTGCGCTGGTGATCTCTATCCCGCTAGGTTACTTTGGGGGCGTGGGGGCGGCAAGCCGGCTGGGGGTGTTGATTAAAAGCGTACACACCTTAGAAACCCTCACCAAAGTGAAAAACATCGCCTTTGACAAAACGGGGACTTTAAGCAAGGGAGAATTTGAGGTGGTGGATGTGGTGAGTCAACCCCATTTTAGCCAAGATGATGTCTTGCGTTTTGCTAGCTGTGCGCAGATTCTCTCCACACACCCGATTGCCAAGTCCATCCAAAAGGCATGCCAAAATCTCTGTGAACACAACATCAAGGAATTTAACGAAATCGGTGGCATGGGCGTGCAAGCCAAATGCTGTGCAAATTTGATCGTGGCGGGCAACGACCAAATCTTGCATAAATACAACATCCCCCACCCTTGTTGCAGCCTAGAGGGGACGATCGTGCATGTGGCGGCCAATGGGGAGTATGTCGGTTACATCGTGGTCGCCGACACACTCAAAGAGGATGCTAAAGAAAGTTTAGAGGCCTTGAAAAAAGAGGGGCTGGAGCATTTTTGTATCCTCAGCGGGGACAACGAGCACGCCACAAAAAGCGTGGCTAAAGCCTTAGATTGCAGCTACCATGCGGGGCTGTTGCCCGAGCAAAAGACCCAAGCCTTTGAGGACTTTAAAGCCACACATAGGGGATTGAGTGCCTTTGTGGGGGATGGGATCAACGATGCGCCCACTTTGGCGATGGCGGATGTGGGTGTGGGCATGGGCAGTGCGAGCCAAGTGAGCAAAGAGAGCGCGGACATCGTCATCACCAACAACGCTCTAAGCTCCATTGTGCAGATCTTTAAAATCGCCCAAAAGACACGGCGCATTGTCATAGAAAACATCGTGTTTGCTTTGGGCGTGAAGGCGTTGTTTTTAATTTTAGGGGTCGCTGGGGAGGCGAGCCTTTGGGAAGCGGTCTTTGGGGATGTGGGAGTAACTTTAATTGCCCTAGCAAATTCTATGCGCACGATGCACATTAAGTAATTGTTAGGTTTTCAAGGCTAGAATGGGGGTCTATCATTTTTATAAAAAGGATGCTTATGAAATTGTTACGCTTAGTTGCCATGTCAGGGGTGCTTTTTGCCGCACTCAATGCCCAAACGATCGGGCTGAATGTCTTCCCCGAATACCAAAGCAAACCCGATCAGGAAATGCTCGACATGGCGGGCAAAGTGGAGGCCAAAAAGATGATCATCTACTTGAGCGAAATGAAAAACCGCTACAACAAAATGACTCCCAAGCACAAGGCTGAGTTCCAAAAACACTTCCAAGACATTTTGGCCAAAAACATCTCCAAATTGAGTCCCTCTCAGCGTAAAAAAGAGCTCAACATGATAGAAAAGGCTTTGGTGGAACGAGAGGACAGCATTAAAAATCTAGAGGCCGAGATCCAAGAAGAGTATAACTACGTGGACCACTGGAAAACACTCTTGCAATCCGGCAGTTTCTACGATGATTTACAGAAAAACGGCTTCAATTTACCTGCTAGCGCCAAGAAAAAACACTAAGCGAG
Proteins encoded in this region:
- the clpP gene encoding ATP-dependent Clp endopeptidase proteolytic subunit ClpP — encoded protein: MNYVPIVIEKTGRGERSYDIYSRLLKDRIVLLSGEINDAVAAAIVAQLLFLEAEDPEKDINLYINSPGGSVTSGLSIYDTMNYIHPDICTICVGQAASMGAFLLSCGTKGKRFSLPHSRIMIHQPIGGTQGQATNIAIYTKEILRLKSELNQIMADNTGQPLEKIEQDSDRDFFMSAEDAKDYGLIDAVLTKSQKQG
- the def gene encoding peptide deformylase, producing MALLELVRYPDKRLRKHSQEVVVFDEALHQLLDDMHETMLANKGIGLAAIQVGVPQRVLLVHLPREDDTQPPEDCLEIINPILMQTEGEVLWREGCLSVPEFYEEVVRHANVTLGYQDRFGHAKVLQAGDLLSVAIQHEIDHLNGVLFVDKLSMLKRKKFEKEFKRNLKSP
- a CDS encoding YifB family Mg chelatase-like AAA ATPase, which translates into the protein METQVVNALYCATMAGANAQIVEVEATFTRALPAFVISGLANNAIQESKQRVQSALQNNHFTFPPLKITINLSPADLPKSGSHFDLPMALLVALQKQPLEGKWFAFGELGLDGRIKHNEAIFPMLLDIALQEPGAHVLVPSLGKELFSLIPNLHLHFVANLQEALQVLRNPATIPTRPPLNLPFASLELGKERYYYSTDFALDFKEVRGQQVAKEAALIAAAGMHNVLFEGSPGCGKSMIAKRLRYILPPSTLAEMIEAVKLNILSHQEGNYSPLRSFRNPHQSASKSSILGSTHGSVPSPGEIALAHNGVLFFDELPHFKKEVLEGLREPMENNKLVISRVHSKIEYNTSFLFVGAMNPCPCGNLMDSSKVCRCQEREILAYKSRLSAPFLDRIDLFVQMALIDEDAKSTRTSADMHAQVLEAFKMQKMRGQGVLNGKLQEGDIDTFCPLEPEAAHLLEQASLRFGLSERAVSKSKKVARSIADLQRCNTINKAHMLKALQFRKVG
- a CDS encoding heavy metal translocating P-type ATPase, whose translation is MQKYYFKGLDCPDCANKLEAELNKQSYVKAAQVSFNTNTLYLDCQDFSKVLALIQRLEPEMELLAEQTEEQEVLSPLPLVACIVLFLVSVGVLHFTQTPLLRGLCYALLAGVYLFSGKEVFIGAFNSLKNRRFFDENTLMLSATIAAFCVGAYEESVSVMVFYSTGEFLQKLAIKRSKKSLQALLDVAPNFAFVKTPEGLKQVHPEELQVGDIVVVKVGEKVPTDGVVLNGESLLDQKPLTGEPMPVNVRENSGVLGGSINLKAVLEVQVSKVYGDSSVAKIVDLVSNAVSQKSQTEKFITTFAKYYTPAVFAIAIAIATLPPLLGHGSFSEWVYRGLIALMVSCPCALVISIPLGYFGGVGAASRLGVLIKSVHTLETLTKVKNIAFDKTGTLSKGEFEVVDVVSQPHFSQDDVLRFASCAQILSTHPIAKSIQKACQNLCEHNIKEFNEIGGMGVQAKCCANLIVAGNDQILHKYNIPHPCCSLEGTIVHVAANGEYVGYIVVADTLKEDAKESLEALKKEGLEHFCILSGDNEHATKSVAKALDCSYHAGLLPEQKTQAFEDFKATHRGLSAFVGDGINDAPTLAMADVGVGMGSASQVSKESADIVITNNALSSIVQIFKIAQKTRRIVIENIVFALGVKALFLILGVAGEASLWEAVFGDVGVTLIALANSMRTMHIK
- a CDS encoding DUF1104 domain-containing protein, coding for MKLLRLVAMSGVLFAALNAQTIGLNVFPEYQSKPDQEMLDMAGKVEAKKMIIYLSEMKNRYNKMTPKHKAEFQKHFQDILAKNISKLSPSQRKKELNMIEKALVEREDSIKNLEAEIQEEYNYVDHWKTLLQSGSFYDDLQKNGFNLPASAKKKH